The Erigeron canadensis isolate Cc75 chromosome 1, C_canadensis_v1, whole genome shotgun sequence genome segment AACTTTGACTTTTAACTAAACAagtacttgtatttttttatcatgtcaatttttttttaacctaattattttttttatgtaggtgacaaaaaatattatgcaaaatttttgtagcttaattattttcatagccttttaaaattttggttcagctttaaaataaaataagtctaATGATACAAAATaattgagaaaaaaataaaaataaacctaaattcGAACAAGGTGTCGTTACTCGTTAGTCGTAAGTATATGGGTTTTTTGCTTTTAAACTTTGGCGGGGCGTTAACGTCGGAAAGACGGAAACCGATATATGGTACATCTATCCATCCATTAAGGAAGGAATTAGGAGATCATTATTAGGGTTTAATCCTTGAGATGATTTTCTATTCTTCTTCCTTCAACATTTTATTAGAgtttctaattttgtatattttgtcATATGAATCTGAAATTCGATTTGTAACctaattatatttgttattattatattacagGAAGATGGTTCAAAGTTCAAACCAATCTTTAGTTAGGGATTCGACAGTATAATACagagtgttttttttaaaagacgAATCGGTGTTTTATGCATTATTATTGTCTTAatatatttgataatatttttttaggtaTGTTTGTTGCCAAATGCAGTAGTAGTGTCggattaataagttatttacttttctgttgatATACTCTGTGTACTTGTGTTAGCAGAAGGTgtcttaattaattacttttctCAGTCATCTAGTTAACTGGGATAGGATCGTGGTAATCACAGTTATTAGTAGTTATGTTATTTCAGATTTATTTGATCAAGACAAGGTGTGGTCAATTACCTTGTTTGGTGATTTCCTGTCCAATTCTTGCACATTCTATTTTGGATCATGAGTACTTTGATGATTAATTAATTCTAGTGGCTCTTTGGATGGGTCAGGATTTTGTAGGTTCAAAGACTGATTATCATTGCTAGTTGTAAGCAAATCTACAGGTTATAGGtgatttttgtttatgtatgtTAGCTGTTAGCGTTCATTCAAATTGATATCTTAATTTTGCAGGGTTTTGCTTAGAAGGATTTCGCTGGCTATCACTTCTTTGCAATTGGATGGTTTGTGCGTGATCCCCTTTATCCCTACTTTGCCTTTTGGATTCAGTTAATATGATAATGGGTATCTGAAACTCCTTTTGCCTGATGAGGGAAGTCAtgtctttatcttttaaaatggGGAATATCGATTTCTAGCTATTTGTAAAAGCTCAATTAGGCTATTGGTTCACACATGTTATTTGACAAGTTCATGATAACTGATTATTACACGTGTTATTTTTTAATCGTAAAACGGTCAATAAATTATTGTGCTAGTAGTTTTTCGTATTAGATTTCTGGTTCTTTTGCTTTGTAACTACTTCCTTTAGTAATGATCAACTGTTATGGCAGAACGCCCAGGTTAGGATTTTTTAGGTTCACACAGTCATGATGCTAAATTTTGAATAGTACCAGCCAGTGACAATGTATATGGCTCGTTTGCAGAAGAATCTTCATATTAGAATATATTGGTTTTACTGTTACGACTCCCTTGATTATTTTTCTATTCTGTAGGCACGGTGTTGTTCattgcttttgtgtttttacTGTGGCCCGCTACAACGATGTCCTTGCTTTTGGTATGTTTACTAGCTTTCTCTCTCGTTTCCTTTCATTTTATGATTATGGCCACAACTTCCATGGACACGTTTATTCCCATCATTACTTTATATTGAAGTCTGTTGTTATTTGCTTGGAAGGGTTGAGGAGTCGTAGATAGCTTTAAGCTATATGGATTCCTTACTCTGATATATGGGTATACAAATGATTATGGTAGTTTGTTTAATGTTGAGTGCTTATTCATGTCTCTACTGATGTCTTGCAGATCACATGTCATATGTTTCTTTGGCACATAAGTATCCGTATTCTGTGTTACCTTTATTGTGTTTACTCTCATTTTGTATATTCTGGTTTAGGGAGACCTCATGGTTGTTGCATCTGCTTTCTCCTCTTTTCATTCTTTGCAGAGATATGTTAGGATTCATGGCTGTCTTCTCATGTTTGGATATAactcaaaaatgattttatggtTTACTTGTCTTTGACCCGTTTCGTCTTTGCTATATGTATTTACATGTCCTAGAAGAATTTTTTTCCAAATCTTTTATATTTGTAAGTAATTCAGTCTCATGTGTTCTTATATGTAAATAGTATTCTGTatgttgtgtatatacataAGAGTTTTTGTAAGTCATTTAGTCTCATGTGTTCTTATATGTAAATAGTATTCTGTATGTTGCCTATATACATAAGAGTTGGTAGGTTGGGTATTTTTAAATCTATTAGACTGGAAACACTTGATATATGTATCAAACTTCCGATTCGTTGCTAGCTAGTGTATTTTTCTGACCCCTAATGTGACACCGCTTTTGTGATGTGATCAATGATGTAGCTACTAGTATGATTGTCACATGAGCAAAAGTATCTGTTTCAGAAGGGTTGATGTGTTAATCTTGTAGCATACACTATGTAATTGATCTGTAAGATTGTAACATTGAAGTTTAAAAAAGGtgaaataaatattaatgaaagAAGAGTGTAAAATAGATTATAACATTGATTTGTATGATCAATCAGCAGTAGCAACTTATTGCAATCTTGCAACGATCAGTCTAAATTTTACATTAGTCCAATTACTGAGCCTATCAAGAAAGTGACATAAAGAATGTCTCAGACGACGATTGAAAAGTAAAGTGCCACATACTATCCAAAATCCAGTAGCAAAGCCAATCCCCCCACCGATAtaaaaccatctccaaaactcaCTGTTGCTTTCCCCATCGCCCATACTTCCACAAACACTAGACGATACTTGTGATGCTTCATCCCCTGGACATCGTTTTGTTACCGGAGGTCCACAAAGTCCTGCATTTGGCATGTACCTTGAAGATTCAAAGGACTGGAGTTGTGTACTCAAGGGAATCCTCCCCGACAAGTTATTATGTGACACGTCTAGGTAGTTTAATGAAGTCATCAGGGCCATGCTTGATGGTAACACTCCTAAAAGATTGTTATTAGATAAATCTAAAGTTAGAAGCTCTTTCATTTGACCAATTTTTCGTGGGATCTCTCCTTGTAGAGCGTTTGTTGACAAGTTTAATTGAAGTAGTTGTTGAAGATTTGAGAGTTCATTTGGGATTTTTCCTGTTAGATTATTGCTTGATAAATCAATGCTCTTCACAAATCCTAGAGTTTTGCTAAATTCACGTACATTCCCTTGCCACTTGATCATTGCATGACCAACATACTGGTTGTACCGGCCATACGTACGTTCACCTATTGATTGGCTGGCCCAAGAAAAAAACAGTCGGTTTTGGTACAATGAGAATCGTTGTTGAACCATGGAAGTAAGATTATTGACACATGAAGGTATGGTTCCATTTAGGTTGTTCATTGACAAGTCCAGGATTTGAAGATTTTCAAGTTGACATAATTGGAAAGGGATTGGCCCGGAGAGTTCGTTTGATGTCAGACAGATAACATACAACCTTGATAGGTTTTCCCCAATCCAAACAGGCACATTACCGGAAAACCTGTTGGCCCCTAAATCCAAAAATGTTAACTTGGTACACTGTCTTAATGCCAAAGGAAGTTCCCCAGACAAGCTGTTGTTGCATAAATTCAACATGTAAAGTCCTGTCAAAGATCCCACTGATGCAGGAAGCTTTCCAGATAGATAGTTGTTTCCTAGATTAAGAAACATTAGCTGTTTAAAATGCCATAAACAGTCTGGAATTGGCCCTGTGAATGAGTTGTGTGAAAGATCCAGAAATGTTAAAAACCCATCAACAATTTGACATAAAAAGGAGATTCCTCCATGGAAATTGTTTCTGGAAAGGTCTAAAACTTCCAAAGTGGAAGGAACATTTGATATTGGGCCGAAAAAGCTGTTGGAACTCAAATCTACAGTTGAATGGTGGTCAAAGTTTGATAGCAAATCTGGTACTTTGCCACTAATGTTGTTAAAAGAGAGATCCAAATAGCTTAACTGAGATGGCCATGTGTTCCAAAACTCCATAGGAATTGTGTCTGAAATTCCATTGTTGGAAATAAGAATCCGGGTTAGACTTTTAAGTGTATGAATCCATTTGGGGAACCAAGGCCCTAGCTTGCAAGATCTTAGATCAAGGTCTTTTACATATGGAAAGTTTGATAAATGTACTACTTCAAGCGAGTTATTTGACAAATTTATCCCCTGAAGCTTTGAGTTTCTAACGTTTTGAGAGATACTACCTCTGAAAGAGTTAGAAGAAACGTCTAGTTGCTCAAGCCAAGGTAGTTCCCAGACTTTTTCACTTATAGTTCCATTTAAGCGATTATGAGGTAGATACAAATAGCGCAGGGACGAAAACATCTGGATTTTATCTGACAACGACCCCATGATCTGGTTATCTTCAGCATATAATGCTTGTAATGTAACTGATGTGCATCCAGACAAGTTGTCCAGAAGTTCAGAAAATTTCAGAACTGCAGAGTTGTTGGTGAAATCTAGAATTGTCAAACTACAAAGATTTCCAAGAAACTTGGGTATTTCATCTaacttgtttcttgaaagatCAAGTTCTACAAGCTGATTACCAGTTAATAGAAATAACCAATCATACATGGACGAGTTAAGATTGTTGCTTTCGAGCAGAAGGGTGGCAATAGATGATGAAGAGTTGACAAATAATGAAGAAGAATAGGGATGTATGACCCGTGAGAGGTCACATCCTCTTAAACTCAAATATGATAATTTTGGGAGACTTAAAATTACATTCACCCAATAATCTGCTCTGGCTAGAGAAATCCCATTCATATCAAGGTGATGCAAATGGGACAGATTAGACAACCAAACTGTGGTTTCAATCGTACACTGTTTCCCAAGGGATCCAAGTGCAAGTTCTTGCAAGTTTGCAAGGTTTCCGAATTCTGGGGGAATTGTTCTATCAAAAGAGTTTAAAGAAAGGTCAAGATACCTTAACTTTGTCATGCAACCGATGGATATGGGAATGGTTCCTTGAAAATAATTGTCAGAAAGGTCAAGATGATTCAAATATGTTAAGTTACCTAATGACGGGCTAACCTTACCTCCAAGACCACCATGACGTAAGTAAAGCTTAATGACATGACCTGTTTGGTTGTTGCACATGACTCCACTCCATTTACAACACTCATCTTCTTCGGCTTTCCATGTAGACAGGAAGTCGTTGGGGTCGTCAAGGAGAGTCTTGAAATCAAGGAGGGCATCTCTCTCGTTATCGACACACTTCTTGTTAATAACACCATCACGAGCTACAAGCTCATGGCCAACAGAAGTGGCTGTAGCAGTCTTGAGACACAGCAACCCATGTGACAAGATGAATAAAACAAATCTGAGGCAAATATTTGTCTTCATGGTATAAACAGAATTTCTCAATCTTTATGTTTATCAACTGATCATACATGAACATATattatgtgaagtttaaatgaCAACTGGTGGCCTGAATTGATATGGATGGCTGTAGTCATAAATAATAATGTCTGGTCAATGTGTATTTAATTTTTCTCCATAATGCATATAGAAGGTTAAAGAATATCAAACAAATGAAAAACTACTTGGCAAAAACACTTCATATTTGTGAAACCATCTATGGGTACagtgacataaaaaaaaaagtgggagGGGATTATCTAAAGTTTCAAGTTGGGAAGATTTtgacctttagatgaaaaacaAACCACAAACCAAGCTGTTCTGAAACCCAATCGCGGACCGCCATTGATTGGTGTGTCTCTATTACCCGAACAACTACTTTGAatgttgtgtgtatatatatatatatatatatatataggttttaagtaaaataaaacaagtattaaagtaaaataaataaaacaataagtttttctttgaaaatcatcgtacatcatgaaaatcattttgcatcaattgcttcgtgaatttTTTTAAGAGTCAAGATCtcgtcttatttgttttacttgaatacttgttttacaatacccaacccctatatgggaaaagtgaatataagtcTGTCCggcacttaagcttaggtgtggaaccactcacatactaattttttaatatttattgaattttaattaaatcacatggctctcgtgaattttatggattaaaaaaataatatgtgagtattCCACACCTAaagtacctaacagccttatattctcatcccctatatatatatatatatatatatatataatatatggacaatcaaataagaacagtcttaaaataagaacggcaagaacacttaaaaaacatcattttgatgcattaaaagtccataaaattaacatagtgcttaactaattatcattatttaagtgtataacaacacattagcctgtcaaaatcaagaaaatcatgttttttgttttgtgcatccatcttggatgcatattcttcaaaatgatgcatccaccaaaaaacatgattttttcgattttgacggatcaatgtattattaaacacttaaataatgatatatagttatgtattatgttagttttatggacttttaatgcatcaaaatgatgttttttaagtgttctcaccgatcttattttaagactgttctcactggagtgttaccttatatatatatatatatatatataactcaatgTATTCCTCTATCCGTAGAGTACATTGAATGTACAGAAATGGCTATAACAGAGTTTCTCTTATTCGTATTAACAACTACTATAGGAGCTTTATTGGTTGGTAGCTTGGTTATAGTCGTTATGAAGAATGAAGGATCACTGCTCCACTTCCACGACATGGGAAAGGATCATGGTGATTCCATTACTTGGTTAAGATCGAAAATCCCTCACAAATACTAGAAAAAGTCGTAATCTTCTTCTATTACCAAAACCTACTTGTGATACAATTcaattaccatatatatatatatatatatatgttcgtcGTATCATCTCATTATATCTAGTTTCTTTATATTACCACTTTCCGCGTTGTGACTAATAATACTACTGGGGCTCATTATTTCCTAACAGTAAATATATTTTCCCTCCAAATAGTTGTGACAACTTGGACGACCCCCAAAAActttttccaattttaaaagtttattattagtgtttgaaaatatacttaaatataattatttaagtattatttattaaatataattaatatatataattcatttataAATGTTTATGCAGATCAATAAATACAGGGATGTTATTCATGAAAGAGAAAATCGCGATAATAGTCAATTTTTGTTGCGATCGTATCAAAATAGCCAAGTTTTTTCGGATTATCACAAAGTAGCCATATAAATCGCAAGAATCTGCAAGAATCGCAATAAGATCATGAGAATCGCAAGATCGCAATGAGATCTTGCATGAGCGCAATGAGATCATAGAATCGCATAGAGATCatataatcgcataaagatCATATAATCGCATAGGGAACCTGCTGAATATTGAGATTctataattcttttttttttttttgtttgcaaTTTTgtcaacaataaataaaaaaaacatactagtTTATTACAAAATCCATGAATACAAAGCTTCAGAATTTCGATAACAATGTAACTTCAATACCTAATACAACAcaacgttttttttatttatatcgaAATTCTGAAGCTTTGTATTCATGAATTTTGTAATAAactagtatgttttttttatttattgttgacaaaattgcaaaaaaaaaaaaaaaacagaatctCAATATTCAACAAGTTCTCTATGCGATTATATGATCTTTATGCGATTCTATGATCTCATTGCGATCTTGCGATATTTTGATTCTCATATTGCAATTCTCaagaatctcattgcgattttcatGATCTTATTGCGATTCTTGTAGATTATTGCGATTTATATGGCTATTTTGTGATCATCCGAAAAAACTTGGCTATTTTGGTACGATCGCAACAAAAATTGGCTATTGTCGCGATTTACTCTTCATGAAAAGGAGAAATTACTGAGGTctaatcttaattgttatttcTGAAAAGGAGAAAATATACTGGCTCGCCTGGTAGAACCAACAGTTTTATGTTGGTAAGTTCTTTTTATGATACATCGGATAAAATCCTTTTGTTTTTGGCATTGCCTTATAATATGCCAgttaataaaccaataaaaatgatttaaatcCGTAAGACTATATATCTTCCAAGATTTCAAGAAAAGATAGGAAAGTATAGCAAACTTAGTTGCATATGCTACAAAACGCACGTCAAACTTGTGACAAAGTTCCTATAGGTTTTGATTATGTGTAAGACTTAATGTTGCTTCATAAAGTCGGTGACAGAAACAGCTTTAGCAAATAGCTATCATATATGTTATGATcacattttacaaaaaaaaaaaaaagtgaatatagTGTAGCATTAGAACACCACCAATTGTTATTCGATATAATTGGAAATGGTGAAATACATTTGATTTTTGTGGTGAACCAACTGTGGTTTTCATCTATTTTGTTGAAATTTAGATATCAGCTTTTCATGTATGCTCGAAGTTGAAAAAGATATTAAACCTCTCAAAAACAGTAAACAAATTGCTAGCTATTTCAATGTATGCTTGCAGTTGAGATTTAGATCTCAGCTTTTAAGAGACAAAAAGAATGTTGTATCAACATAATGCAGCTTGAGCCATATTAAATAATACTAGTTTGTTTACTTGAAGCCATTCTAAACGAACGTGCACGCACGCATTACCTAACCCACCCATATAGCCACATCGAATCTAAGCAAATTAATACAGATTCTGAAGCCAACATTGGTTTATTGCAATCTCAATCAAATCACTCAACAAGAAAACAGAGTGACACACGGCAGCATTTCTGACAAGAACCAAAGATAAATAAATGGTCTCAAAAAGAGAAGCAAAAAACTTCACCAGAATCATAGACCAAATAGTCCAAACCTCTCAAGATCAAACATCTATGAACCAACCATAATCACCAGTTAGTCACTGAAATCAAAACACTATTACATATCTAACATGTCTAATCTTTAGAAGATTTGTTGATGAGTGACTTATGGATGTCAAGAATGACTCCACCGCTAGCTATGGTTCCTTTTATCAAACTTTAATCATCAAAGTATCAAGTTCTTCATCTCCTCTAATTGCAAGCTGCAGATGTCTCAGAGTAATATGTTTCACTTTAAGATCCGTGCTTCCAACAAAGATACCATATCCGAGacaaaccattaaaaaaaaatgcatataaCATTCTCAGCTATCTAAAAGAATGGTATACATCAATTATTTGATTAACTATgtccttttacatcaattaccaccaTCACCAAGTCGCTGCCACAACCACCGGTCGCCACCACTGCATTGAGCGAGCATCTATCTAGTAACTAATTGATTGCCACTCCAATCAACACATAAAAGAAACATTTCTTACCAAAAAAtgctaataaaaaaatagatttaataaAACTCATTATATATAACACTCCATAATAAGAGGAAAAGTTACTTAGAAAGAGAATCAATGATGttaatttcaaaataataaaggAAGTTACTAATAAATTTGAAATAGATAGTTTTGCGATTAATTATTAATCTGATagaataaaatatgaaaaacttgaaaaagttAGAAGAAaagcaaaattaaaaacaaggaAGGGGGCATGAATCTTTTTCTTGAACAACAAGTGAACACCGAATCTACAACCCAAATCAACACATCAAAACGAAGATCAATCTCTGAATTTCTAAATTCTATCTAACTAAAGAAGAACTCGCCTGCGTgggttggtggtggtgacgacgacgacgacgatgGGTGGCGACAACGTTGAATGGTAGTGGTTGTGGCAGCAACGAGTGGCGGCGACGACGGGTAgctaggttattgatgtaaatgtaattgatgtcaAAGGGGGGTTAGGCGCGACCCACAACAAACGAAGGGGGAAAGCTTGTTTTGCTTGCGGGTTCTATTTTAGAAGTTGAGtgataaattttataaactatttcattaaggatattttttaaaatattaggtTGGTGGAGTAGTAATAGTTATTTGCGTTAGTTGTCCTTAAAGGAAATATGCATTatacaagattaatctaataataatCCGATTTAAAACAAGCACACGGAGAAGAGAAGTTAATAATTATCATGGCACCGACCATTAATAGATGGATTGGTACATGGAGAACCCAAGACTTGAAGGTCTTATGGTCCAAATTCTATTGCACactttaagaaattaaaaggGATTATGGCatcggagtgtaaccaactatgactcaatggttatataatgtagtgacctttcaaactggctatctgatgtaagtaccttccatttttgttcttttaatgtatccaACCGGGTAACATCCTATTTGTAACCGGTAATTCCACGTTGGACGTAAAAAGGAATAGCGATTAAGGCACCgaagtgtaaccaactatgagcaaatggttatgtaatgtagtgacctacgaaagtgttaaattgatgtaagaacctctctgtTTTGTTCACTCGATGTATGCTACCGTGTTACTCCGATGACTTTATACTCCGGTCATCTTCTCCAGATAGTTTCCGATACTATCTTCGGTAACAACAATTTTTCTGGAGAGCAAATGTGAAACTGTAACTCAATGTCTAACTTCAATCCTAAACACAATTCAATACTAGATatagatggatatatatatatatatatatatacatttattgattttagaacacgattcaataataatgatataaattccatttctaaactttaaaactaGATATAGAATGGTGTATACATTTATAAATGCACTGTACGTAGCTATGGTCCCATTGTTTCCTCTTCGAGAACACATCCCAAATCTTGTTCctaaaatcaatttaatttaatttcttcaaCTTTTTGATGGTTACAAACCCTGACCCCCAAATCAGACTGTGTTATGATCACCCCATCATCGTTAACCATAAAGATCCAAACTTCTCATCCCCACCTCTATCAAGATCCAACAAGGTTGGTTTACAGTGGGGTAAAAATGGGGGATTTTGACAGAGGATGACGATGGTGGTTGTCTGGGTGGCGGCTGACTGTGTTATGATATTTGTGGTTTACAGTGGGGGAAAAATGTGGCACGTGTCCAGATGTGGAGACGATGGAGAGATGGTCGCACCTcttgaatggaagaaaaaatgatACTGAGACCACCCACTACAACGTCGTCGGAGTCTAATACCATCCACCATCCATCTTGTCGAAGTTCACAACTCACAACCGTAACCATGACCGTATAATAGGTCAACCGGTacatgaaaataacaaaaatgagaGGTTCCTACATCAGATGGTCAGTTTTAAAGATCActacataacataaccattaggtcatagttggttacactcgtATGCCATAATCCCAAAGTAAAATTAACATTGTTACTGGCTACCGGTACAACAGGTCAACCggtacattaaaagaacaaaaatagaaggtacttacatcaaatagccaatttgaaaggtcactacattacataaccattgagtcatagtttgttACACTCTAGTGCCATAATCCCCAATTAAAAACCACATACTTGCTAGAAATCAGTAAAACCAGAAAACAAGAAGGGAATACAGAAAAAATTATGCAGGGGCAACCCTTTGCAACTTTGCCGCGAATACCATCACATTCATGTAGGCCCAATCTTCCAAGCGATCCAATATGCCTATAAATGTATGTCTCACACGACGGTTAAGAAGTAAGGTACTACACATTACCCAAAACCCAATAGTAAAACCAATGGCCGCACCAATATAAAACCATCTTTGAAGTTCTTCCAGGCCTTCACTGCCACCCTCACCTTCACCAACGTTGGG includes the following:
- the LOC122585175 gene encoding receptor-like protein EIX2 → MKTNICLRFVLFILSHGLLCLKTATATSVGHELVARDGVINKKCVDNERDALLDFKTLLDDPNDFLSTWKAEEDECCKWSGVMCNNQTGHVIKLYLRHGGLGGKVSPSLGNLTYLNHLDLSDNYFQGTIPISIGCMTKLRYLDLSLNSFDRTIPPEFGNLANLQELALGSLGKQCTIETTVWLSNLSHLHHLDMNGISLARADYWVNVILSLPKLSYLSLRGCDLSRVIHPYSSSLFVNSSSSIATLLLESNNLNSSMYDWLFLLTGNQLVELDLSRNKLDEIPKFLGNLCSLTILDFTNNSAVLKFSELLDNLSGCTSVTLQALYAEDNQIMGSLSDKIQMFSSLRYLYLPHNRLNGTISEKVWELPWLEQLDVSSNSFRGSISQNVRNSKLQGINLSNNSLEVVHLSNFPYVKDLDLRSCKLGPWFPKWIHTLKSLTRILISNNGISDTIPMEFWNTWPSQLSYLDLSFNNISGKVPDLLSNFDHHSTVDLSSNSFFGPISNVPSTLEVLDLSRNNFHGGISFLCQIVDGFLTFLDLSHNSFTGPIPDCLWHFKQLMFLNLGNNYLSGKLPASVGSLTGLYMLNLCNNSLSGELPLALRQCTKLTFLDLGANRFSGNVPVWIGENLSRLYVICLTSNELSGPIPFQLCQLENLQILDLSMNNLNGTIPSCVNNLTSMVQQRFSLYQNRLFFSWASQSIGERTYGRYNQYVGHAMIKWQGNVREFSKTLGFVKSIDLSSNNLTGKIPNELSNLQQLLQLNLSTNALQGEIPRKIGQMKELLTLDLSNNNLLGVLPSSMALMTSLNYLDVSHNNLSGRIPLSTQLQSFESSRYMPNAGLCGPPVTKRCPGDEASQVSSSVCGSMGDGESNSEFWRWFYIGGGIGFATGFWIVCGTLLFNRRLRHSLCHFLDRLSNWTNVKFRLIVARLQ